The Candidatus Curtissbacteria bacterium sequence GATTGGTGAGAGTAGGGGATCAGCTTAAGCGGTCTTTTCATTCTCCTTCTGGATAATTGTCTCGCATAACCTTTTCAGATTTAAAGAATAATTCCTTGTATCTTCCGAAAGATAATAGTTGAGATTGCTATATTTACTCTTAGAATTAACCTTTGCATTAGAAATGTTGGGATTATTAAATATGTACTTCAACTTTTCTATTTTGTCGACAATTATGACATTTGGTAACTGTTCGATTTTCCGGAAATGTTCATAATATTTAAAAGCGTTTTTCGGCGATGTTAGATGAATTCCATCATCGTAAGTAATAACAAAAACTTTTTTATTAAAAATTAGCCCTTCAATCAGCATTGTAGATAGGGGACATATCATAAACTCCATATTAGAAAGAAGCCTTGGATAATAATCCAAGCCCGGGATAATATTGTTCTGCTCCCTTTTGTAATAAGCTCTGGCATCAGTGTCTAAAATAACATTTTTAAAATCCCAATCAAAAAATGTATCAAAAGATTTTCGTGGATGTCTCCAAGGATGTGGCCTGTAAACGATCTTAATTTGATCCTCTAAATGACTTATTATTCCATCAAGCTCCCTCAAAGTTGAAATCTCGTCAAAAGGAATTGCATTGCCCGAAAAAAGAGCAAAGCGGAATGGGTAAGGAGAAGGTAGCTTTTCACTCCTTTGCCGAAAATAGCTTTCAAATCTCGGCGTCCCAAGAACAAAGACTCTCTCGCGGTCGACGTTATGAATTCTCATAGTATGTTCGACCGACTGTTTTCCCCAAACAGCCAAGTAATCCGGACGTCTTGTAAATATCGTCTTGCTGCAAAGATTGTCCCAATTATCAATTAAAAGGCATACCGGAATTTGATACTTTTTTGCAATCCTAATAAACTCAAAAGTGACACCTTCAAATCCGCTTGATGGGATTAAAATTAAGGATGGTTTAGTTTTTTCAATTAACTCTTCCAATTCTTTATCTTTAGTACCAAGAAAAACGTAAAGTTTAAATAAGTCATAAATAACAGGAAATGAGAGCAGTGAGTATTTAATCTTAAGAAATTTAGGCAGCCTCATAAAACGGAACTTAAAAGTTAAACTCCTATTTCCGTATCTTCGGGTATTTGTGTTGAATAAGTGAAAATGTAGTCTTGCCTTTTCTTTTGAGTAAGAGAATTCTAAAACTCTATCCCTTTTAGCCTGAGGAATTTGCTTTCGTGTCAAATCCTTATTTAAAAGAAAAGTGCAGTCGGCTTTAATTTCAGAAAGGCAATTAGAAGTTATATAGTTTCTATAATACTCGTTCGTATTTATAACAAAGACAATGTTATTTTTAGACATAAAACGAAGTTAATAACCTGCGCCATCTGAAGCTATATCAGAAATAAGTGTTTTAATCTTCTCCGCGCTAAGCCATTTGTTATTGTTGTCGCTGCTATACATAAATCCGTCAACTGGCTTCTTTTTAACTTTACTGCTACCGGCCCACCAGTCGAATTCCGGTTCAATTAAAAAATAGTTCTTAAATTCCCTTGTATGTCTTGATTCGTCAAAACTAATCAACGCTTCGTGGAGCTTTTCACCGGGTCTTATTCCAACAATTCTAATTTTAGAATTTGGAGAAATAGCCTTTGCAACTTCAGTAATCCTGACACTTGGAATTTTTGGTACGAATATCTCTCCGCCCTTCATTTTTCCAAGTGTATTTATAACCAGCTCAACCCCCTGCTCCAAGGTAATCCAGAATCTTGTCATTCTAATGTCGGTTATCGTAATGTGATTATTTTTCGCTTGAGAAATAAAAACAGGAACAACACTACCACGCGAGCCCATTACATTTCCGTACCTTACAACACTAAACTTCGTACTCTTTTCCCCTCCATAAGAATTCGCTTGAATGAAAATTTTCTCGGCAACCATTTTAGTGGCACCGTATAAGTTTACTGGAGAAACTGCTTTATCTGAAGAAATTAAAATAACTTTTGAAACATTTTCATCAAGCGAAGCCTCAATGACATTCTCACTCCCCATAATGTTTGTGTGAATTGCTTCAAAAGGGTTATACTCTAAAAGAGGCACCTGCTTAAGGGCCGCGGCGTGTATTACATAATCTACGCCAACAATTGCTCGCTTTAATCTTCTTAAGTCCCTTACATCTCCCAATAAAAATCTTAACCTTTTGTCTCCCTGATATTTCGCCATAAGTGCGTGTTGCTTAAATTCATCCCTGGAATAAATTCTAATAACACCCTTAAAAGTTTTTTGCGAAAGTAGATGAGCGATAAATGCTTTTCCAAATGATCCAGTGCCGCCTGTTAGAAGAATTGTTTGTTTTGTTAAATTCATGAAGTCAAAAGTCTCCGTATTTTATGCGAATTGTTGCCACATTTACAAGGTGATCACATAAAGTACAGCTCAGAAGTTACTTTATTATGAGCGAGAATTCCTCGGCCTTTAAAGCCGAGGATGAGAGTGAGCGAATATCAAAATATGCACTGCCCTGTGGTCCTTATCAAGTCAGACTCGACTCCAGGCTTAATCGTGGACGAAAATCCGCATGTAGTTTATCGACTTACCAGAAGACCACGGCTTCCAGCCGTGGATGAATGGCAGGAGGCGATTCAGACCAAGCGAAGCTTGAATTGAGTTGAAAGAGGACCACGGGCTATGCCTGTGGGAATCTATTTTATCTTTAAAACATCAAAATATGGACCGGGTCTATCCACCAAAAATAGCGGAAAGTTATAAGGCGCGTCAAAGAAAGCTTCAGGTATTTTGTAATTATAAACAATTTCTCCGGTTGGAGAAAAATGAACAATTAATTCGAAATCAAAACTACTTGAGTTAAATAATAATCGATCATAAGAGCCAAGATAAGAATCGACTACATATTTGACAGGGTAAACAGACGATGCCCTTTGAAGATCTTCCTCTTTTGATCGTGTTTGAAATTCGTTTATATAAACCACATTTCTAACGTTTGGCGGATATGTTTCACCCGTTAACTCCGCCGCCCGCGAGTAGAAACCTGGCCGGAATTCTCTAATTGGGGCTGACGCTCTAGCATTAGGAACGTGACCAAAATTTCTTCTAATTGTATACGCAATTGGAACTTCACTCCTTATGTTTTTATCAACCCATTCATGGACTTGAGAAAAAGTAGGTGTTTTTAAAATAAGAATATTCCAGTAAATGGAGTTAAGTGAAGCAAGCAAAAGGAGGATAGAGGCAAATATAACCGATGTAAAATTCAAATGAAGCACACGCGATAAAACGAAACCCGAAAAAATAGGTAAAAGGGAAAAACTAATCAAAAAGTATCTAACAAAAGGAGGAAAGACTGTCACCACTAAAAGAAAGTTTAAGAAAATAAATAAAAAAAACGGCAAATATTCCCGCCGCCAATTAGTTCTTTTGGTGAAAAATAACATTGCGCTTCCCACGATAATACCGTCGGTTTTAATTAAGTCTCCAAAAACCTTTTGCACGTTTCCTTCATTTATATAAAACCGCAAAACGTCAAATAAATTGTCCGATGCGTGGGGAAGTTTAATAAGTCCGACATTAGGATTTCCCGGGGAAACTATTTTAAAAAAATCTCCACCAACACTCAGAAAATTAAAAACAAGAATTAAAAAAGCCCAAAGTAGCAAAGCTGATAAATTAGTAAGAATAACTTTTTTCTCAAAAAGATTTCTACTTGAAATTAACCTAAGAAGAATGATCAAAATAATAACCATGCCGCTAATCTGATGAAATCCAAATGAGATTGCAGAAAAGATGAAGGCAAAAGTTACATTCTTGAATTCCGAATCATGCTTCTTAATACTTTTATAAGCAAACAACACGGAAAGGAGTGCGAAGAAAATAGCCGGGGACCAAGCCCTCGCTAAATGAGAAACATGAACTAAATTAAATGAAATCGCAAAAAGCGCGCTTGCCCACAAAGCGGCTTTTTTACTTTCAAAAATTTCAACAGTTAGCTTGTAAATAACAAGCACACTTAAAACCCCAAAAAGTGCGGAAATTACGCGAGGAATAAACGTCAGGTAACCTTCTTGCGTTACGAGTAAAAATTCAAAATCGCGGATGTTGTGTACTTTTCCAGATAAAAACATAACAACAAAGGAAAGAAGAATAAATGGAATTTGCGCGTAAGATCCTAAAGGGCCGTAGTTGCCAATGCTAAAAATAGATTTTGTGGCAAGCATATTTAACGCGCTCAAATGGTAAATCGCCTCGTCGTTTGACATGTAAAGAATTGGGAATCCAACCGTAAGGTTATTGAAGCGGAGTAAAAACCCCATCAAAAGTATTAGAAGCAAAAAATATTTAGGAGATATATTTCTTAAGAAACTCATCAAATTTTAAAACGACATATTTTAACTGAATCCGATCGATACCGGGATATACACCTATCCAAAAACCAGAATCCATAACGGCATTGCTGTTTGCAAGATCACCTATTACTCTGTATTTTATCTTTGAATAAGCAGGATGTTTTAATAAATTGCCGGCAAAAAGACTTCGAGTTTCAATCATATTTGCTTGTAAGAAATTCACAATATCGAGTCTGGCAAAAGGCGCTTCCTTTCGAACAGTCAGCATAAAACCAAACCAGCAAGGAGCAGACTTTTCCAGCCATTGTGGAAAAACAAAAAACTCCTCGTACCTTTTTAACTTTCTATATAGATAATCAAAATTACTTCTTCTTTTTTCTATAAACTTAGGCAGTTTGTCCAATTGAGCTAGACCGATAGCAGCTTGAATGTCTGTAGCTTTTAAGTTGTAGCCAATATGAGAATATGTATACTTATGATCGTAGCCATAAGGCAACTTGCCTAACTGAAAGGAAAATCTTCGTCCACAACGGTTGTCCTGTCCTGTCCTGCACCAACAGTCACGACCCCATTCACAAAAAGAATTGACAAGAACGTAAAGGTCCGGATTACTAGTGACAACTGCTCCTCCTTCACCCATTGTAATCTGGTGAGCAGGATAAAAGGAAAAAGTAGCAAGATCTCCAAAGGTCGAAACGTACTTCCCCTTATACTTTGACCCCAACGCATCGCAACAGTCCTCAATAATCCAAAGATTATTCTTTTTAGCAATAGAGATAACCTTGTCAATATCAAAAGGATTACCAAGCGTATGAGCAATCATAATCGCTTTAGTTTTTTTCGAAACCGCTTTCTCAATAAGCTCTGGGACAGCATTCCTACTTTGCAAATCGATGTCTACAAAAACTGGAATTGCTCCAAACTGAATGATTGGGTTTACTGTTGTTGGAAAAGAGCAAGCAACTGTAATCACCTCGTCGCCCTTCCTGATACGTCTTGCGCCTAGCTTAGGGGAAGTTAGAGCGCTAAAAGCCGCTAAGTTAGCGCTGGAGCCGCTATTGGTGATAGTTACATATCGAACACCCAAAAATTTCGCAAGCTTTTTAGAAAACTCTTCCGCGAAGTGCCCCTCAGTCAACCAAAACTCGAGTGATGCCAGAACTGCCTTTTCAATTTCTTTCTCGTCAAAAACCCTGCCCGACACCTTAACTTGGGTTACACCGGGAATGAAAGCTTTTTTAAAATGAAATTTAGAAAAATAATCAGAAACGAGCGACTCAATTTTCCTTTGCATTTTCTTCTTAAGGCCATTATTATAGCAATACTGCTCTCGTGCATGAAAAAATCCAAAAAGTTAATAAGTATTGTTATTCCACTCTTTAACGAAGAACAAAACGTAAAAGAACTCCACAGACGATTTAAGCAACTATTTACCAGAGAAAAAAAGTATGATTTCGAAATCATAGCTGTCGAGCATGGGTCAACAGATTCTACATTTGAAAAACTAAACAAGTTACGTCAAATCGATAAAAGAGTAAAGATTCTTCAACTCTCCAAAAATTTTGGTAACGCGGATGCGGGAATTGTCGCTGGTCTTCACTTTGCAAACGGTGACGCCGTTGTCATTACAACGGCCGATTTACAGGATCCGCCGGAAGTTATTCCAAAATTTCTGAGAAAATGGGAGCAAGGCTATGAGATTGTTTACGGAGTAATTAAACAAAGGGCAGATACTAATTTCTCCAGAAAGTTTTTGTCAATTTTATTTTATAAGATACTCAATCTATCCACAGGAAATATATTTCCTGAAAACGTTTCAGACTTCAGATTGATTGATAAAAAAGTCACCGAAACCGTTAAAGGAATGCCCGAACGAAACAAGTTTTTAAGAGGAATCATAATTTGGACAGGTTTTTCTCAAACTGGAGTTAATTACGAAAGGGCAACGAGATTCGCGGGGGAGTCAAAAGCCGACTTCCTAACAGTTTTGAAAGTTGCGGCAAACGGAATTTTTTCATTTTCTTACGCACCGTTAAAATTGGTTACATTTCTTGGTTTTTGCCTGTCGCTAGTTTCTTTTTTGTTAATCTTGTACCAAATAAGCCTATTTTTAATTGTTGGTAGGGGGCAGCCCGGCGTCACAACGATAGTCGTTCTGATGGGATTTTTATTCGGGATGCTATTTTTAATATTGGGCGTGATAGGGGAGTACTTATCCAGGATTTATGACGAAGTAAAACAGCGTCCGACTTTTATTGTTAGGAAAAAAATCGGTCTTTAAAAATAATCCTTGATCAAATCTTTGTTTTTAATCTTGTCTTTACGCTTAAAGTACCATTCATACAGCATGTTTATTGCTTCATTAATGTCTGTAAACTTTATATCCCTAAACTCATTTCTGAGTCGCAAATTGGAAGCCGTATATTCGGGGGATAAGCCAGTCTTACGTACTCTTATTGGAACTTCGCCTTTTGAGATCGAATTAATTTTTTTGGCAACAGTTATCAAGTCTGTACCCTTCCCAGATGTTATGTTGTAAGTTTTATATTTGAGTTTAGTTTTCAAAAATAGCTCTAAAATTCTGACTAGATCATCGATATACAGATAGTCCATAATAATATTCTGATTAACATCAATCGGCATATTTAAAATACTTTTGCATATAGAATTAGAAATAAACCTAATTCTGTAGTCTTCATATTTCCCGAAAACCCCAAACAATCTCAAATTCACAAACTTGTTAGAATCTTCTACATACTTTGCGCAAATATATTTGTACAACCCCCAATTACTCGCGGGAACTAGTTTTCCAAAATCGACTTCACCAGCGCGCCTGATAGGTTTCTCTTTACCGTATTCAATTCCCGAGCCAAAGTAAAAAAAACGTTTAAAATACTTATCCTGTGATGCAAGGTTAAAAAACATCCTGAGACTATCCAGCGCAAACTCTCTCGAGTCACCAGTCATTCTATTACCGCCAATTATTGCTGTGTGCAAAACCGCATCAAACGGCCCGTATTTAGAAAAATATTTATTTACCAACTCGAAATCTAAAAGATTAAGTTGCTTGTGAGAAGGTGAATAGAAATTATATTTGCCACCAAGACCTCCCAAAACATTTTTCCCAATAAACCCGCTGCCGCCACTCAAAAAAATTTTCCGCATAACGCTAGTTTTTAAACCTTCTTTGAAGAAGACATATTTTGGAGAAGCTCGTCTTTTTCTAAGAAAGGAAAAAGATCTTCATAAGGTCTTGACACAAAAGAACCGTCTGGCCTTCTTTCAGAAGCGACCCTCGGTATGATTAATTGCCAATGTGGCGACATAACTTCGCATAAAACAGGATCATCTCCCTCGAGCGCCATTTTTATCTTTTCATCTACTGCAGTAGTCGACGGAATCTTAACAAAACGCAAGCCATAAGCTTGCGCAATTTTTTCTAAGTCTGGACACAACAAACCACTCTTCGGACTCTCACCCATAAACCTCCCGCCTAAATGCGTTTTTTGCGTATGCCTAATTAAAAGATAACCGCCGTTATTTATGACAAATATTTTGATTGGCAATTTATTTTGCTTGACTGTCGCCAGCTCCTGAATATTCATCTGCAAACTACCGTCACCCGTAATGATTATGGTTCTCTTGCCGCTACCTATGCATGCTCCAATTCCGGCGGGCCAATAACCCATTGTCGAAATTCCGCCTGTCGTTAAAAATCTTTGACCAGACTTGATCATCCATGTTTGGGAAGCAACGTGGAAAATAGAACTTGTGTCAACAACTACGACATCCCCACGAGAAGCTAAGTCCGAAAGCTTCTCTGTAAAATAATATGAGTTTACCAGCTTTTGTTTTTTGTAACTTGGTAAAACCATAGGATATTTTTTTCGCCACGCCTGACATGTTTTTCGCCACGCCTCGTGTTTTCCAGGCTCGTTAAATTTGCCAATTTGCAAAAACTCGCTCAAAAATTTCTTGGCATCAGTGTTTACCGTAATGTCTATATCTGCCCCTGGCTTTTCCAGTTCTTTTTTATCAACATCAACTGAAACTTTAAAAGCATTTCTTCCCCAGTCACCTGCATCGTATCCCACAATGCCGGTATCCAACCTCGCCCCAATAGAAATTATAAAATCAGCATTCTGTACCGCAAAATTTGCCGCTCGATCGGCGTAAAGACCTGGCCTCCCAACAAAAAGTGGATTATCGCTTTCGATAAGGTCGATACCCAACCTTGTGGTTACTACCGGCACACCAAGCTTTTCATATAAAATTCTCAATTCTTCCTCAGCCCCTGCTATTCTGACCCCCTGCCCAACAAGTAAAAGGGGCCTTTTGCTTTGGCTGAAAACGGAGTAAATCTTTTTAAGCTCAGAGCTTGTGACTTGAGATATCATATTGGTGCTTTGTTCGTATTGCTTGAGTAGTTTTACAGGTACTTCCATGCGTTGAATGTCGAGAGGAACTTCAATCCAGACAGGCCCTTTTCTTCCTGACGTTGCTGCCAGGTAAGCTTCCTCCAGATTATATCTGACATCTGAAGGATCATCTAACGTTTTAAAGTATTTGGTAACGTTCTTAACAATCGGTTCTATATTTATTCCCTGAAGGCCTAATTGTCTAATTTTAGTTTTTTGCATATAGGAAACATTGGCAAGCGAAGACTGGCCGGAGATGACCATCATTGGTGCAGAATCGACCCAGGCGCCAACAACGCCGTTTAATGCGTTTATCGCGCCAGGCCCGGCTGTAACCATAGCAACTCCAAGTTTACCGGTAATACGACCGTACGCTTCGGCTGCCATGCCGGCTGCCTGTTCATGATGGACAAAAATCCCATCAATCTTTTTATTTTTATACACGGCATCATTTAAGAACATAGCCTGACCGCCCGTTATCATAAAAACGTGTTTAACTAGTAAATCTGACAAGAATTTTACGATATAATCGGCAACCGTCATTATTTCTTTTTTCGAACCTGCTTGCCTCGCTCCGCTTGCGAAGCGGGTCGAGAAAAAACGAACTTTTTCAAATTAGTGCCTCGATCAAATCTATTTGTTTTTTCAATACCCTTTTTTGCTTAAGAAGCATTGCGACCTCAATAATGATATCTTCTTGCCCCGCAACTACCTTACGTTTTCCAAGCTCAATTAGTATATCCCTTGGGTCAACCCCAAACCTTTCAGCTACCCTTTTTGCGTGTGGCGCAAAGCCCGAAAAAACCCCAGCTAAGCCGCTTGTTAGGGAAATCGAACTAATTATTTGAGGCTTTTTCATAATTTTTGCAATTATGTCCTCGCTGTTGTCCATTAACTTATAAAGGTCGAGATCTATGGGATAACCCATTTTGAAAAGCACTGCAACCAAGACTTCCAATTGACAGTTTCCTGCTCCGGCGCCGAGTCCCCGCGAACATGTATCAAGAATTTTAGCGCCAGCTAGAAGAGCCGTCACGGTATTCCATACAGCAAGTGAAAGATTATTGTGTGCATGAAATCCGACGTCTATTTTAAGACCGCTAGCTAAAGTTTTTACCTTCTCGCTAACGTCGCCCGGCAGATAAGCCCCCGCCGAATCCATAAGCAAAACGCCAGATGCACCATACTCCTGCATCAAAAGGGCTTGCGCAAGGAGTTCTTTGGCGCTGATCATGTGCGACATCATTAAAACTCCATAAACAGTAATTCCACGTCCACAGATGTATTCAATATGTTGCCTCGTAACTGTAGCTTCCGTGCAGTGGCAGGCAACCATCATTACGTCAACTCCAACAGAAATGGCAGGTTCAACATTTTCCTTGATCGTTCCAAACCCTGGTATCAAAAAAGCGCCGAGTTTTGTATTTTTGAGTTGCTTGCGTGCGACCCTTAACATTTCATTATCCGAAAGAAGCGAGATACCCAACTGAAGACTCGAGGCGCCCAAACCGTTTCCGTGGCCAACCATCAAAATTGGTATTTTTGCGTCTTCCGCACCTTTTGAATAATTCGAAATGTCTTCTGCCGTAAACTGGTGAGAAACAGCATGCGAACCATCTCTTAGTGTTGAATCTACAATAATCGGGCTAAGTTTCTTTTTGTCAGATCTTGCGTTTGGCATATTCTTCGGCGACTAAAACAGCAGCGCTGTTTATAATATCCAAATTACCCGCATAAGTTGGTAAAAAATCTCCTCTCCCTAAAACCTCGTTCATAAACGTAAGACGGCCATTTTCAGTTACTGGCTTCATCGTTAGTTTGTATCCGGGTACGTACTTCCTTATTTCGAAAATAAATTTATTAAGTTCTTTCTCGATTAATTTTATTTTCGGTTTTGCGACTTTTGCAAAAATCGTGTTATGCATCACAATCGGCGGCTCGGAAGGGTTAAGGATAATAATCGCTTTCGCGCCTTTAACATGTGTAAATTTTTGGATCGCGTCGCTTGTCGTTTGCGTATATTCATCAATATTATTTCTAGTGCCAATTCCAGCGGATCTTGACGCAATACTGGCAACAATTTCTACATATTCAATTTCCGGATGTATCTTCATTAGGGCGGTAACCAATGGGGTAGTAGCTTGTCCTCCACACGTGACCATATTTACGTTTTTTTCCCTCAGACCTTCTTCTAAATTTAAAATCGGAATACACATTTTGCCTACCCTTGAAGGTGTCATATCGATCGTGAATTTACCGAGCTTTGCAAGAATTGGTGCGTGAACTTTATGTGCCTCCGCGCTTGTTGCATCAAAAACTATCTCACAAAAGTCAGGATTTTTAACAATCGAGTTAATCGAGTCGTAAGAAGTATTAACTCCCATCGCCTTTGCTCTCTTTATTCCTTCGGACATCATATTGTGTCCGGCAAAAATCCCACAATCCAAAAGTTTGGACCTCCTAATCTTCATTAAAAGATCTGATCCGATGTTTCCTGTACCAATTATTCCGACCTTAATCCGCTTACTCATCGACTTTGTAAAACTCGGGAAAACTATTGTACACCTCAAAAGGAAACTAATGAAGATCGAAATACTCTCGATACCATGTTAATATGTCTCCCATTGAAGTTTTAAAGTTGTGATTTGGCTTCCAGCCAAAAGCTTTTCTTATTTTATTAAAATTTACAGATTGGGTCGGTATTTCGTTTACAGCGGTAGAAAGAATCCTATATTTGATTTTCTCACCAAGAATGTTTTCGACACGCTTTACAACGTCAATAACAGAAAGGTTTTCAAGGGAAGAAACATTAAAAGCTTCTCCTTGTACCTTTGATATATTGTTCGCAAGAGTCAATGTGGCGTCAACAACGTCTTTTACGTAAACATAGTCACGAATATACTTTCCATTGCTTCTTATTTTTAACTCTTTATTTTTAACAACAGACTCCATTATTCCCGGAATTAGTCTGTTGAAATTTAA is a genomic window containing:
- a CDS encoding glycosyltransferase family 2 protein, coding for MKKSKKLISIVIPLFNEEQNVKELHRRFKQLFTREKKYDFEIIAVEHGSTDSTFEKLNKLRQIDKRVKILQLSKNFGNADAGIVAGLHFANGDAVVITTADLQDPPEVIPKFLRKWEQGYEIVYGVIKQRADTNFSRKFLSILFYKILNLSTGNIFPENVSDFRLIDKKVTETVKGMPERNKFLRGIIIWTGFSQTGVNYERATRFAGESKADFLTVLKVAANGIFSFSYAPLKLVTFLGFCLSLVSFLLILYQISLFLIVGRGQPGVTTIVVLMGFLFGMLFLILGVIGEYLSRIYDEVKQRPTFIVRKKIGL
- the rfbH gene encoding lipopolysaccharide biosynthesis protein RfbH, with the translated sequence MQRKIESLVSDYFSKFHFKKAFIPGVTQVKVSGRVFDEKEIEKAVLASLEFWLTEGHFAEEFSKKLAKFLGVRYVTITNSGSSANLAAFSALTSPKLGARRIRKGDEVITVACSFPTTVNPIIQFGAIPVFVDIDLQSRNAVPELIEKAVSKKTKAIMIAHTLGNPFDIDKVISIAKKNNLWIIEDCCDALGSKYKGKYVSTFGDLATFSFYPAHQITMGEGGAVVTSNPDLYVLVNSFCEWGRDCWCRTGQDNRCGRRFSFQLGKLPYGYDHKYTYSHIGYNLKATDIQAAIGLAQLDKLPKFIEKRRSNFDYLYRKLKRYEEFFVFPQWLEKSAPCWFGFMLTVRKEAPFARLDIVNFLQANMIETRSLFAGNLLKHPAYSKIKYRVIGDLANSNAVMDSGFWIGVYPGIDRIQLKYVVLKFDEFLKKYIS
- a CDS encoding NAD(P)-dependent oxidoreductase, translated to MRKIFLSGGSGFIGKNVLGGLGGKYNFYSPSHKQLNLLDFELVNKYFSKYGPFDAVLHTAIIGGNRMTGDSREFALDSLRMFFNLASQDKYFKRFFYFGSGIEYGKEKPIRRAGEVDFGKLVPASNWGLYKYICAKYVEDSNKFVNLRLFGVFGKYEDYRIRFISNSICKSILNMPIDVNQNIIMDYLYIDDLVRILELFLKTKLKYKTYNITSGKGTDLITVAKKINSISKGEVPIRVRKTGLSPEYTASNLRLRNEFRDIKFTDINEAINMLYEWYFKRKDKIKNKDLIKDYF
- a CDS encoding thiamine pyrophosphate-binding protein, whose protein sequence is MTVADYIVKFLSDLLVKHVFMITGGQAMFLNDAVYKNKKIDGIFVHHEQAAGMAAEAYGRITGKLGVAMVTAGPGAINALNGVVGAWVDSAPMMVISGQSSLANVSYMQKTKIRQLGLQGINIEPIVKNVTKYFKTLDDPSDVRYNLEEAYLAATSGRKGPVWIEVPLDIQRMEVPVKLLKQYEQSTNMISQVTSSELKKIYSVFSQSKRPLLLVGQGVRIAGAEEELRILYEKLGVPVVTTRLGIDLIESDNPLFVGRPGLYADRAANFAVQNADFIISIGARLDTGIVGYDAGDWGRNAFKVSVDVDKKELEKPGADIDITVNTDAKKFLSEFLQIGKFNEPGKHEAWRKTCQAWRKKYPMVLPSYKKQKLVNSYYFTEKLSDLASRGDVVVVDTSSIFHVASQTWMIKSGQRFLTTGGISTMGYWPAGIGACIGSGKRTIIITGDGSLQMNIQELATVKQNKLPIKIFVINNGGYLLIRHTQKTHLGGRFMGESPKSGLLCPDLEKIAQAYGLRFVKIPSTTAVDEKIKMALEGDDPVLCEVMSPHWQLIIPRVASERRPDGSFVSRPYEDLFPFLEKDELLQNMSSSKKV
- the dmpG gene encoding 4-hydroxy-2-oxovalerate aldolase translates to MPNARSDKKKLSPIIVDSTLRDGSHAVSHQFTAEDISNYSKGAEDAKIPILMVGHGNGLGASSLQLGISLLSDNEMLRVARKQLKNTKLGAFLIPGFGTIKENVEPAISVGVDVMMVACHCTEATVTRQHIEYICGRGITVYGVLMMSHMISAKELLAQALLMQEYGASGVLLMDSAGAYLPGDVSEKVKTLASGLKIDVGFHAHNNLSLAVWNTVTALLAGAKILDTCSRGLGAGAGNCQLEVLVAVLFKMGYPIDLDLYKLMDNSEDIIAKIMKKPQIISSISLTSGLAGVFSGFAPHAKRVAERFGVDPRDILIELGKRKVVAGQEDIIIEVAMLLKQKRVLKKQIDLIEALI
- a CDS encoding acetaldehyde dehydrogenase (acetylating), producing MSKRIKVGIIGTGNIGSDLLMKIRRSKLLDCGIFAGHNMMSEGIKRAKAMGVNTSYDSINSIVKNPDFCEIVFDATSAEAHKVHAPILAKLGKFTIDMTPSRVGKMCIPILNLEEGLREKNVNMVTCGGQATTPLVTALMKIHPEIEYVEIVASIASRSAGIGTRNNIDEYTQTTSDAIQKFTHVKGAKAIIILNPSEPPIVMHNTIFAKVAKPKIKLIEKELNKFIFEIRKYVPGYKLTMKPVTENGRLTFMNEVLGRGDFLPTYAGNLDIINSAAVLVAEEYAKRKI
- the pseB gene encoding UDP-N-acetylglucosamine 4,6-dehydratase (inverting) gives rise to the protein MNLTKQTILLTGGTGSFGKAFIAHLLSQKTFKGVIRIYSRDEFKQHALMAKYQGDKRLRFLLGDVRDLRRLKRAIVGVDYVIHAAALKQVPLLEYNPFEAIHTNIMGSENVIEASLDENVSKVILISSDKAVSPVNLYGATKMVAEKIFIQANSYGGEKSTKFSVVRYGNVMGSRGSVVPVFISQAKNNHITITDIRMTRFWITLEQGVELVINTLGKMKGGEIFVPKIPSVRITEVAKAISPNSKIRIVGIRPGEKLHEALISFDESRHTREFKNYFLIEPEFDWWAGSSKVKKKPVDGFMYSSDNNNKWLSAEKIKTLISDIASDGAGY
- a CDS encoding glycosyltransferase family 39 protein, encoding MSFLRNISPKYFLLLILLMGFLLRFNNLTVGFPILYMSNDEAIYHLSALNMLATKSIFSIGNYGPLGSYAQIPFILLSFVVMFLSGKVHNIRDFEFLLVTQEGYLTFIPRVISALFGVLSVLVIYKLTVEIFESKKAALWASALFAISFNLVHVSHLARAWSPAIFFALLSVLFAYKSIKKHDSEFKNVTFAFIFSAISFGFHQISGMVIILIILLRLISSRNLFEKKVILTNLSALLLWAFLILVFNFLSVGGDFFKIVSPGNPNVGLIKLPHASDNLFDVLRFYINEGNVQKVFGDLIKTDGIIVGSAMLFFTKRTNWRREYLPFFLFIFLNFLLVVTVFPPFVRYFLISFSLLPIFSGFVLSRVLHLNFTSVIFASILLLLASLNSIYWNILILKTPTFSQVHEWVDKNIRSEVPIAYTIRRNFGHVPNARASAPIREFRPGFYSRAAELTGETYPPNVRNVVYINEFQTRSKEEDLQRASSVYPVKYVVDSYLGSYDRLLFNSSSFDFELIVHFSPTGEIVYNYKIPEAFFDAPYNFPLFLVDRPGPYFDVLKIK